From the genome of Bradyrhizobium sp. ORS 278:
CGTCAATGCTCATTTCCGCATCACGCCGCCGAAGGATGCGCCGGCTTTGCTCGGCGTCGTCGGTGGCCTGATCGAGTGGCTGTTCGCCTTCCCGCAACGTCTGTCGGTCACGATCAGCAATGGCGACAGGCTGGTCGACATGCCGCGTGAGGAACTCGCGAGCGCGATCTGGGCCGACGTCTGCAAGGCCGCTGGCATCTCGGCCGAGCTGCCACCCTGGCAGATCGTGCGCGAGCGCCGCGCCACCTTCGAGGCGACGCCGGAGCAGAACGCGCTGCGTCCGGGCGTGAGGACCGCGTTCGGCAATTTGGCGCTCGCCGGGGACTGGACCGATACCGGCCTGCCGGCGACGATCGAGGGATCGGTGCGCTCCGGCGATCGGGCGGCCGATCTGCTGCTCGGGCAGGGCTGACGGCGCAGGCTTCTCGTTTGCGCGTCGTCGATCCCTCTTCAAGCTTCGCGTATGCCGACCAGGGCGCCCCATCAAAGGTGTCGTCCCGGCCTCCGAGCCGGGACCCATACCCCGTGACGCCTTTTGTCGAACCCGCTCGACCCGCACCGTCTTCTTACCAACCGCCGCGGCGTATGGGTCCCGGCTCGGAGGCCGGGACGACACCGAGTATTCTCGCGAGAGATTTTGGCCTCGGTCGAATCTCGCCTCGTAGACACTGCGGGTCCCGACGCGTGTCTCACATCTTCGTGGCTCGGTTCTTGCTTAGAGTTCCCTAGCCGGTGAAGCTTTGGCGACCTGTTCCCGATTGGAACAATCGCCAGCGGGACCAAATGGCAACACCGGGCAAAAAACGCTTCGGCTGCGGGTGCAGTGCGGCGCAAACGGGGTTTCCTCGCGGATTTTTTCTGCGTAATCCTCGGTTTGTTAAGGTCTTTCCGCTCTGGCGCCGCCGCGGTTGAGACTTTGAAACGAGAGACGGAGACGTCGGATTTCGCGGCGTCCGAGAAGGTGTCAGGGGTCGGATTGTGAAGTTGGGGATGGGGGACGATACGTCCACGGATCGCCCGATTGATCCGCGGCCAATCTTGGTCGTGACGGGACTTGTGCAGGAGGCTCGCATCGCCGCTGGCCCGGGCATGATGGTCATCTGCAGCTCGAGCGATCCCAGGCAATTGCGCTCGCTGCTCACCGTGTTCGATCCGACCTCGATTCGTGGCGTCGTCAGCTTCGGCGTCGCCGGTGGCCTCGATCCCAGCCTGAAGGCCGGCGACATCGTCGTCGCCACCGAGGTCACTGCCGGCGACGCGCGCTGGCTGTCCGGCCTTTCTCTCCGCGAAGAACACATCGCCCGCGCGGCGCTGAAGAAGCGCCGCGTCGTCCGCGGCGTGCTCGCCGGTGCCGAGGAGGTGGTGGTGGCGCAGGCCCGCAAGGCGGCGTTGCGCATGAAGACCGGCGCGGCCGCCGTCGACATGGAGAGCCACATCGCCGCCGCCTATGCCGCTGAATACAACCTGCCGTTTGCCGCGCTGCGCGTCATCTCCGATCCCGCGCATCGCACTTTGCCGTCGCTCGCCAAGGACGCGATCAAGCCGAACGGCGATATCGACCTGCCGATGATCCTGCGCGGCATCGCTCGCAATCCGACCGTGCTGAGCGGCCTGGTGTCCACCGGAATCGAGTTCAACCGCGCCCTTCGCTCGCTGCGCGGCGCCCGCGACCTTCTGCTGAGCGGCCTGCTCGCGGCCGAGCACTTCCTCGAGACCGAGACGCTGGCCGCCGCCGAGGCGTGAGGCCGCGACTCGCGGGCGATCGCCTGGTTAGTTGGAGCGGAGGTCCTCCGCTTATTCAGCTTGATCCGTCACAGCGGCACAGCGAAGCAATCCAGGGTGGTGTGCGGGACTCTGGATTGCTTCGCTGCGCTCGCAATACGCGCGGACTGAGCTTCGCCCAAGATGCAATGTCTGCGCTGCCGGCTGAAGCCCACGCATTCCCGTTCCCTATCGACGCAACGAAAACGGCCGCCCGTTGTCCGGCGGCCGTTTCGGTTTGAGCTGATGTTCTTCGCGGATCAGGCCGCGGTCGAGGCTTTCTGCTGCGCTTCGATGGCCTCGTCCTTGCGGATCTCGGAGAGGCGCTTCTGCACCTCGGAGGAGAACACGTACTGCGCCGGGCGCTGCTTGGAGAGGTCGATCTCCGGCGCCATCGGGCCCTCGGTGCGGATGCCGCGCAGCGACACCGCCATCGCCTTGATTGGGTTGCTCAGCGCCGCGTTGGCCGCGGTGGCCTCGTAGCCGCAATGCGCCATGCAGTCGGCGCACTTCTCGTACTTGCCGGTGCCGTAGGAGTCCCAGTCAGTGGTCTCCATCAGCTCCTTGAAGGTCTTGGTGTAGCCTTCGCCGAGCAGATAGCAGGGCTTCTGCCAGCCGAAGATGTTGCGCGCGGGCATGCCCCAGGGCGTGCACTCGAATTCCTGATTGCCGGCGAGGAAGTCGAGGAACAGGCCGGAATGCATGAAGTTCCACTTCTTGCCCTTGCCGAGCTTGAAGACGTCGCGGAACAGCTGCTTGGTCTTGGTGCGGTTCAGGAAGTGCTCCTGGTCCGGCGCGCGCTCATAGGCATAGCCGGGCGACATGGTGACGCCCACGCCAAGCTCGGTGGTGAAGTCCAGGAACTTCGCGATCTCCTCGGCCGGATGGCCATCGAAGACCGTGGCGTTGACGTTGACGGTGAAGCCGCGCGCCTTGGCGGCCTTGATCGCGGACACCGCGCGGTCGAACACGCCCTTCTGCGACACGGCCTTGTCGTGATGCTCGCGCAGGCCGTCGAGATGCACCGAGAAGAACAGATACGGCGATGGCTCGAACAGATCGAGCTTCTTCTCCAAGAGCAGCGCGTTAGTGCAGAGCGAGACGAACTTCTTGCGCGCGACGAGGCCGCGCACGATCTCGCCGATCTCCTTGTGGATCAGCGGCTCGCCACCGGGGATCGCCACCATCGGCGCGCCGCACTCGTCGGCGGCGTCCCAGCACTCCTGCGCGCTCATGCGGCGGTTGAGGATCGCGTCGGGATAGTCGATCTTGCCGCAACCGGCGCAGGCCAGATTGCAGCGGAACAGCGGTTCGAGCATCAGCACGAGCGGGTAGCGTTTCCGGCCGAGAAGCTTCTGCTTCATCAGATAGGCCCCGATACGCAGTTCCTTATGGAAGGGGATTGCCATTACGTCTCTTCTTTCTGGACCAAACGAGGACCGATCAGCCCGCGACCAGTTCGGCCGGCAAGCGGAATTCGATGTTTTCTTCCCGCCCCGGGACGACCGAGACCGCAACCGGTCCGATGCGCCGCAAGGCCTGTATCACGTCGTCAACGAGCACTTCGGGAGCCGAGGCGCCGGCGGTGATGCCGACGGCCTTGGCCCCTTTCAGCCAAACCGGATTCAGCTCGCGCCCGTCTGCGATCAGATAGCTCGGGATACCGGCTTCGGTGCCGATCTCGCGCAGTCTGTTCGAGTTGGAGCTGTTGGCGGCGCCCACCACCAGGATGACGTCCACCAGCTTTCCCAGGTCCCTTACCGCAGATTGCCGGTTCTGTGTCGCATAGCAGATATCCCGGATATCGGGACCTTGAAGGTCTGTAAAGCGGGCTTGGAGCGCCGAAATGATGTCCCTGGTATCGTCCACGCTGAGCGTCGTCTGGGTGATATAGGCCATCGGCGTGTCCAATGGCAGGGGCAGGGCGGCCACATCGGCCACGTTCTGCACGAGATGGACCGGGCCGGGAACCTGACCCATGGTTCCCTCGACCTCCGGATGCCCGGCATGGCCGATCAGCACCAGGGTGCGCCCCTTGGCCATGTAGCGCTTGCCCTGGTTGTGGACCTTCGTGACCAGCGGGCAGGTTGCATTGAGCACCGGCAGGCCTCGAGCCGCAGCCTCTTCCTCGACCGAGCGGGCAACGCCGTGGGCGCTGAACACGGTGACGGCGCGCGGCGGCACCTCGGACAGGTCCTCGACGAAGATGGCGCCTTTGGCCTTCAGGCTCTCCACGACGTGCTTGTTGTGAACGATCTCGTGACGCACATAGACCGGCGGGCCGTGCTTCTCCAGCGCGCGCTCAACGATCTCGATCGCACGCACGACGCCAGCACAAAACCCGCGCGGCTGCGCGAGATAGACCTGCAAGGGACTTTGCAAGAGACTCTGCAAGGGACGCCCGTCAGCCACGTTGCCTCACTTTCGACCTGCCACCTCCGTGCGTGCGAATGAGTGCAATATCCACACCAAGCGGATGCCCCAATTTGCCCGCGGATGCGCATGGAAGCGCAGGCTTTGTGTCAAAAATCGAGCGTAGAAGAAAGCCGGATTGCAAGTGGCTCGCATGTGACCCGCGGCACACAGCACCCGGGATGCGGCAGGTATTTTGGTAATTGTTAATTTATCAATATAAATGAATGGCTTAAACTCTCACTCGTTCGTCACTTTACCGCCGAGAACAGCTTCTATATCAGCCGCTCCGACGGTTCCGTGCATCGTTCGTTCTGATCCGCCGTCCATGGACCATCCTCGTCCGCCAAGGGCTGGGCCAAGACCTTGCCAAAGACCGGGCCAGGGCTTGTTCCAAGCCTGGCGCTGGCTTGGGAACTCCGCCACGGAGCGGACGTTTCCGCCCAGCTCTCTAAACCTTGAGAAAGTCACGACGTGCTGACCACCTTTGTCGTCTCGATTGTTAAGGCCTGCACCCGGTTTGCGTGGCCGACATTGATTGCAGGCCTGCTCTTATCCGTGGGCGCGGGCCTCTACACGGCACGCCACTTCTCGATCAACACCGACATCAACAAGCTGATTTCGCCGGATCTGGACTGGCGCAAGCGCGACCAGCAATATGAGCAGGCGTTCGATCGCGACCGCATGATCCTCGGCGTCGTCGAGGCGCAAACGCCGGAACTGACGGGCGTCGCGGCGGACGCGCTGGCCAAGAAGCTGAAGGGCGATACCACCAACTTCTCCTCGGTTGAGCTGCTCGGCGGCGGCGAGTTCTTTGCCAAGAATGGACTGCTGTTCCTGCCGACCAATGAGGTCAAGCAACTGACCGAGCAGTTCGCCGCGGCGGCGCCGCTGGTCGAGATCATGGCCGGTGATCCCTCGATCCGCGGTCTGACCGGCGCGCTGGAGACCGGCCTTGCCGGCGTCAAGCGTGGCCAAGTGCAGCTCGACAACACGGCGCGGCCGTTCGACTACATCTCGCAGACCGTCGAGACCGTGCTGGCCAAGGGCGACGCGACTTTCTCCTGGCGCCAGCTGATCTCCGACAAGCCGCTCAGCGACAGCGACAAGCGCGCCTTCATCCAGTTCAAGCCGATCCTCGACTATCAGGCGCTGGAGCCGGGCAAGGCGGCCACCGACGCGATCCGCCAGGCCGCGGCCGAGCTCGATTTCCCGAACCGCTTCCACGCCCGTGTCCGGCTGACCGGCCCGGTGCCGATCGCCAACGAGGAATATGCCACCGTGCAGGAAGGCGCCGTGGTCAACGGCATCGGCACCGTGGTCGTCGTGCTGATCATTCTCTGGCTGGCGCTGCATTCGGCCAAAATCATCTCGGCCGTGTTCGTCAACCTGTTCATCGGCCTTGCCATCACCACGGCGGTCGGCCTGATGATGGTCGGCTCGCTGAATTTGCTGTCGGTCGCTTTCGCGGTGCTGTTCATCGGCCTCGGCGTCGATTTCGGCATCCAGTTCAGCGTCCGCTACCGCTCCGAGCGCTTCAAGAACGACAATCTCGAGCAGGCGCTCGCGGAGGCCGCGAGCCGCTCCGCCGTGCCGCTGTCGCTCGCGGCGATGGCAACCGCTGCCGGTTTTCTGTGCTTCCTGCCGACCGACTACAAGGGCATCTCCGAGCTCGGCGCCATTGCCGGCGCCGGCATGATCATCGCCTTCCTGTCGTCGATCACGGTGCTGCCGGCGCTGCTCAAGATCCTCAACCCGCCCGGCGAGAAGGAGCCGGTCGGCTACGCCTTCCTGGCGCCGGTCGATGAATTCCTCGAGAAGCACCGGGTGCCGATCATCGTCGGCACGCTCGGCCTGGTCATCGCCGGCCTGCCGCTGCTCTATTACATGAAGTTCGACTTCAACCCGATGAACCTGCGCAATCCGCACGCGGAGTCGATCGCGACCTATCTCGACCTGCGAAAGGATCCGAACACCGGCGCCAACGCCATCGACGTGCTGACCCGTTCGGAGAGCGACGCCAAGGTGATCGAGGCCAAGCTCGAGAAGGTGCCGGAGGTTGCGCGCGTGATGTCGCTCGACAGCTTCGTGCCCGAGGATCAGCCGACCAAGCTGAAGCTGATCGCGCAGGGCGCGAAGGTGCTGGGGCCAGCGATCAATCCCGACCAGATCGACACAGCGCCGACCGACAAGGAGAATGTCGATGCGCTGAACTCGACCGTCGACAACCTCCGGCGCACCGCCGGCGATGGCAAGGGCCCCGGCGCGGTGGCGTCGCGGCGTCTGGCCGACGCGCTCGCCAAGCTCGCGGGCGCCACCGAGGCTGTGCGCAACAAGGCGCAGGATGTGTTCGTCGAGCCGTGGAAGATCACGCTGACGCAGCTCGGCGCCGCGCTGCAGGCCCAGCCGGTGACGCTCGCCAACCTGCCGCCCGATCTGGTGTCGCAGTGGAAGAGCAAGGACGGCCTGATTCGCGTCGAGGCGCAGCCGAAGGGCGATCCGAACGACAACGACAATCTCCGGCGGTTCGCCAATGCCGTGCTGACCGCGGAGCCGAACGCGATCGGCGGCCCGGTCTCGATCCTCAAATCCGGTGACACGATCGTGAAGGCGTTCATCCACGCCGGCATCTATTCGCTGGTGGTGATCAGCCTGCTGCTGTGGGTTACGCTGAAGCGTTTTTCCGACGTATTGATGACGCTCGTTCCGCTGCTGGTCGCCGGCGCTGTGACGCTCGAAATCTGCGTGCTGATCAAGCTGCCGCTGAACTTCGCCAATATCGTCGCCCTGCCGCTGTTGCTCGGCATCGGTGTCGCATTCAAGATCTACTACGTCGTGGCATGGCGCGGCGGCCGCACCAACCTGCTGCAGACCAGCCTGACACGGGCGATCTTCTTCAGCGCCCTGACCACGGCGACCGCGTTCGGCAGCCTATGGCTGTCGAGCCATCCCGGCACGTCCAGCATGGGCAAGCTGCTGGCGCTGTCGCTGGTCACGACGCTCGCCGCCGTGCTGCTGTTCCAGCCGGCCTTGATGGGCAAGCCGCGCGAGGTTCACGAATAGCAGCGAACCATTCGCAAGACGAATGTGGCAAAGGAAAAAAGAAAAAGCGGCCGATGTTCTCGGCCGCTTTTTTATTCGGTCCTGAGCGCCGCGTCACTGCGCGCGCGCGACCTCGGGCAGCAGGCAGATGTCGCCGATCTGATCGGCGGGCTTCGCGGCCGGCTTGGCCGTGGCCACGGCGCCGCTGTGAGCCGCACCCGTCGTCGTCTTGGGGGCAGGGGCTGGCGCGATTGGTTTCTGTGTACCTTTGGCCATGCTGTTCACGGGGCTCGACGGGATCGGTGGTCCGACCCGGGTCCAGGTCTCGCCCCCGCACAAAAAGCCGAGCACGCAACCTTTGATTTCCAGGTGATCCGGATCGGTCGGGGTGATCGTTGAGCTGTAGAGCTGACCGTCCTTGGCGTTATAGACCTGACCTTCCCAGGCGTCCGCGCCGGCCTTCTTCTTCATGTCGATGAGGATCGGCATGCCGAGGGTCGGCCGGCTCTGCCTGGCTGGATCGGGATTATTACTGTCCCGGCCGCCCGGCGTCTTTTCCCAAGCCACCACGCCCCACATGCTGCCATTACATTGTGCGACTCGGATGTTGGCGACACCATCGGCAACCCGCCAATCCCCTGTGGGGTCAGCCGCGAGCGCAGAAGAAATTCCTGCGGCGAACACCACTGCAGAGTATGCTATCGTTGTCGACATGAGAGATCTAAGGCGATGCAACATTGGCAGAAACCCGTGCTTGCTTTGATGGTGCGAATGAGGGCAAAACGCCGCATTGCGCGTTTTCAGTTGACGTCACGTCCATCAACCGAAGTATGTAGCCGATGCTAAAGTCCAATCTAGACGTTTCCGAGATGTTTGTGGAGCGCCAGGCGCAGCGCAGCACCATGCATTCTCGGCATCTGAACGAGCAGTTGGTCCGCGTTCTCAAGACGATTGGATATGATGTCGGGTTCCAAAAGGGCCAAGGGCAATATCTCTACGATCGTGACGGCGCCCGTTACCTCGATCTGCTGAGTGGCTTCGGCGTCTTTGCTATCGGACGCAACCATCCGACCCTTCGTGACGCGCTGAAGAGCGTTCTCGACAGCGACCTGCCAAATCTTGTGCAGCTCGACGTCTCGACCCTGGCGGGAGTTCTTGCCGAGCGCCTGCTGGAATATGTCCCTTATCTCGACAAGGTGTTCTTCGCCAATTCCGGCGCCGAGACGGTCGAGGCGGCGATCAAATTCGCGCGGGGTGCGACGGGGCGTCCGGGCATCGTCTATTGCGGGCATTCCTACCACGGCCTCACCTACGGTGCGCTGTCGCTGACCGAGGACTCCAATTTCCGCACCGGCTTCGAGCCGCTGCTGCCGGGTTGCACGGCCGTTCCGTTCAACGATCTCGCGGCGCTCGAGCAGGCGCTGGCATCACGCGAAATTGCGGCCTTCATCGTCGAGCCGATTCAGGGCAAGGGCGTGAACATGCCCACCGACGAATTCCTGCCGGGCGCCGCCGCGCTCTGCAAGAAATACGGCTCGCTGTTCATCGCCGACGAGATCCAGACCGGCATGGGGCGCACCGGGCGGTTCCTCGCCGTGGAACACTGGAACGTCGAGCCCGACATGGTGCTACTGTCGAAGGCGCTGTCCGGCGGTCACGTGCCGGTCGGCGCGCTGCTGACGCGCAAGGCCATCTTCGACAAGATCTTCAACCGCATGGATCGTGCTGTCGTGCACGGCTCGACTTTCGCCAAGAACGACCTCGCGATGGCGGCGGGCATCGCCACGCTCGAGGTGCTCAAGGCCGAGAAGCTGATCGAGGCCGCCGCCAAGCGCGGCGCCGAGCTGCGCCTGGCACTGACGCGCATGGTGCCCGGCTACGAGCTGCTCAAGGAGGTGCGCGGCAAGGGCCTGATGATCGGCGTCGAGTTCGGTCCGCCGAAATCGCTCCGTCTCAAGGCGTCCTGGACCATGCTGGAGAGCGCCAATAAGGGCCTGTTCTGCCAGCTGATCACGGTGCCGCTGTTCAAGGATCACAAGATCCTGACCCAGGTCGCCGGCCACGGCCTGCACACCATCAAGCTGCTCCCACCGCTGACGATCACCGAAGACGACTGCAACTGGATCGAGCGGGCCTTCGACGACGTCATCGCCCAGAGCCACAAGGTCCCCGGCGCGATCTGGTCGCTCGGCAAGACCCTGGTCGACAACGCGATCAGGAAGT
Proteins encoded in this window:
- a CDS encoding phosphorylase: MKLGMGDDTSTDRPIDPRPILVVTGLVQEARIAAGPGMMVICSSSDPRQLRSLLTVFDPTSIRGVVSFGVAGGLDPSLKAGDIVVATEVTAGDARWLSGLSLREEHIARAALKKRRVVRGVLAGAEEVVVAQARKAALRMKTGAAAVDMESHIAAAYAAEYNLPFAALRVISDPAHRTLPSLAKDAIKPNGDIDLPMILRGIARNPTVLSGLVSTGIEFNRALRSLRGARDLLLSGLLAAEHFLETETLAAAEA
- the hpnH gene encoding adenosyl-hopene transferase HpnH produces the protein MAIPFHKELRIGAYLMKQKLLGRKRYPLVLMLEPLFRCNLACAGCGKIDYPDAILNRRMSAQECWDAADECGAPMVAIPGGEPLIHKEIGEIVRGLVARKKFVSLCTNALLLEKKLDLFEPSPYLFFSVHLDGLREHHDKAVSQKGVFDRAVSAIKAAKARGFTVNVNATVFDGHPAEEIAKFLDFTTELGVGVTMSPGYAYERAPDQEHFLNRTKTKQLFRDVFKLGKGKKWNFMHSGLFLDFLAGNQEFECTPWGMPARNIFGWQKPCYLLGEGYTKTFKELMETTDWDSYGTGKYEKCADCMAHCGYEATAANAALSNPIKAMAVSLRGIRTEGPMAPEIDLSKQRPAQYVFSSEVQKRLSEIRKDEAIEAQQKASTAA
- the ispH gene encoding 4-hydroxy-3-methylbut-2-enyl diphosphate reductase, which codes for MQVYLAQPRGFCAGVVRAIEIVERALEKHGPPVYVRHEIVHNKHVVESLKAKGAIFVEDLSEVPPRAVTVFSAHGVARSVEEEAAARGLPVLNATCPLVTKVHNQGKRYMAKGRTLVLIGHAGHPEVEGTMGQVPGPVHLVQNVADVAALPLPLDTPMAYITQTTLSVDDTRDIISALQARFTDLQGPDIRDICYATQNRQSAVRDLGKLVDVILVVGAANSSNSNRLREIGTEAGIPSYLIADGRELNPVWLKGAKAVGITAGASAPEVLVDDVIQALRRIGPVAVSVVPGREENIEFRLPAELVAG
- a CDS encoding MMPL family transporter, with product MLTTFVVSIVKACTRFAWPTLIAGLLLSVGAGLYTARHFSINTDINKLISPDLDWRKRDQQYEQAFDRDRMILGVVEAQTPELTGVAADALAKKLKGDTTNFSSVELLGGGEFFAKNGLLFLPTNEVKQLTEQFAAAAPLVEIMAGDPSIRGLTGALETGLAGVKRGQVQLDNTARPFDYISQTVETVLAKGDATFSWRQLISDKPLSDSDKRAFIQFKPILDYQALEPGKAATDAIRQAAAELDFPNRFHARVRLTGPVPIANEEYATVQEGAVVNGIGTVVVVLIILWLALHSAKIISAVFVNLFIGLAITTAVGLMMVGSLNLLSVAFAVLFIGLGVDFGIQFSVRYRSERFKNDNLEQALAEAASRSAVPLSLAAMATAAGFLCFLPTDYKGISELGAIAGAGMIIAFLSSITVLPALLKILNPPGEKEPVGYAFLAPVDEFLEKHRVPIIVGTLGLVIAGLPLLYYMKFDFNPMNLRNPHAESIATYLDLRKDPNTGANAIDVLTRSESDAKVIEAKLEKVPEVARVMSLDSFVPEDQPTKLKLIAQGAKVLGPAINPDQIDTAPTDKENVDALNSTVDNLRRTAGDGKGPGAVASRRLADALAKLAGATEAVRNKAQDVFVEPWKITLTQLGAALQAQPVTLANLPPDLVSQWKSKDGLIRVEAQPKGDPNDNDNLRRFANAVLTAEPNAIGGPVSILKSGDTIVKAFIHAGIYSLVVISLLLWVTLKRFSDVLMTLVPLLVAGAVTLEICVLIKLPLNFANIVALPLLLGIGVAFKIYYVVAWRGGRTNLLQTSLTRAIFFSALTTATAFGSLWLSSHPGTSSMGKLLALSLVTTLAAVLLFQPALMGKPREVHE
- a CDS encoding DUF2147 domain-containing protein, with the translated sequence MLHRLRSLMSTTIAYSAVVFAAGISSALAADPTGDWRVADGVANIRVAQCNGSMWGVVAWEKTPGGRDSNNPDPARQSRPTLGMPILIDMKKKAGADAWEGQVYNAKDGQLYSSTITPTDPDHLEIKGCVLGFLCGGETWTRVGPPIPSSPVNSMAKGTQKPIAPAPAPKTTTGAAHSGAVATAKPAAKPADQIGDICLLPEVARAQ
- the hpnO gene encoding aminobacteriohopanetriol synthase HpnO; translated protein: MLKSNLDVSEMFVERQAQRSTMHSRHLNEQLVRVLKTIGYDVGFQKGQGQYLYDRDGARYLDLLSGFGVFAIGRNHPTLRDALKSVLDSDLPNLVQLDVSTLAGVLAERLLEYVPYLDKVFFANSGAETVEAAIKFARGATGRPGIVYCGHSYHGLTYGALSLTEDSNFRTGFEPLLPGCTAVPFNDLAALEQALASREIAAFIVEPIQGKGVNMPTDEFLPGAAALCKKYGSLFIADEIQTGMGRTGRFLAVEHWNVEPDMVLLSKALSGGHVPVGALLTRKAIFDKIFNRMDRAVVHGSTFAKNDLAMAAGIATLEVLKAEKLIEAAAKRGAELRLALTRMVPGYELLKEVRGKGLMIGVEFGPPKSLRLKASWTMLESANKGLFCQLITVPLFKDHKILTQVAGHGLHTIKLLPPLTITEDDCNWIERAFDDVIAQSHKVPGAIWSLGKTLVDNAIRKSA